The Manihot esculenta cultivar AM560-2 chromosome 11, M.esculenta_v8, whole genome shotgun sequence genome includes a region encoding these proteins:
- the LOC110627203 gene encoding NAC domain-containing protein 90, giving the protein MVELPPGFRFYPTEEELVSFYLHNKLDGKRQELHRVIPVIDIYNIEPWNLPMLAGERCRGDTEQWFFFTPRQEREARGGRPSRTTASGYWKATGSPGYVYSSDSRVIGVKKTMVFYKGKAPAGRKTKWKMNEYRAIEGVADSSSTSVPKLRHEFSLCRVYVISGSFRAFDRRPIEAAAEYAQLPGEAATTAAQATRMVENTSSTENSNSGGDHVDPPGTEGSAHWEMVNDLVQPPWDWERLKWP; this is encoded by the exons atggtGGAACTTCCGCCAGGTTTTCGCTTCTACCCAACAGAAGAAGAGCTAGTTTCCTTCTACCTGCATAACAAGCTAGACGGGAAGAGACAGGAGCTACACCGTGTTATCCCTGTAATTGACATTTACAACATAGAGCCATGGAACCTCCCAA TGCTTGCAGGAGAACGGTGTCGAGGAGACACTGAGCAATGGTTCTTCTTCACACCAAGACAAGAAAGAGAAGCTAGAGGAGGGAGACCCAGCCGTACTACAGCATCTGGGTACTGGAAAGCCACTGGCTCCCCTGGTTATGTTTACTCATCCGATAGCCGAGTGATTGGAGTGAAGAAAACCATGGTTTTCTATAAGGGGAAAGCTCCTGCAGGCAGAAAAACCAAATGGAAGATGAATGAGTATAGAGCAATAGAAGGAGTAGCAGACTCATCCAGTACTAGCGTTCCTAAG TTGAGACATGAATTCAGTTTATGTCGTGTCTATGTAATATCGGGAAGTTTTCGAGCATTTGACAGACGTCCAATAGAAGCTGCAGCAGAGTACGCTCAGCTTCCTGGTGAAGCAGCTACAACAGCTGCTCAAGCCACTAGAATGGTGGAAAACACAAGCTCCACTGAGAATTCAAACTCAGGAGGAGATCATGTTGATCCCCCAGGGACAGAAGGAAGTGCCCACTGGGAGATGGTTAATGATTTAGTACAACCACCTTGGGACTGGGAACGACTGAAATGGCCTTGA